The window CCAGGGCGAGCAGCGCAGCCAGCTGGCGGCGCTGCTGCCGCAGCTGTTCCGCGCCAAGCGTTAGCGATTCCCCCTCTCGTCGGCCACCGCGCGTGGCCGGCCCCCTGCGCCGCAACTTGCCGGCCGCCGCTGTCCTCCCTTGTCCTTCCCTTGTTACCGGATTCGAATAGCCATGAAACCATCGATGCTCGCCAAACTCGACCAGCTCGCCGAGCGGCTGGAAGAGCTCAACAGCCTGCTGGCCCAGGAAGACGCCACTGCCAGCATGGACAACTTCCGCAAGATGACCCGCGAACATGCCGAACTCGGCCCGCTGGTGGCGCTGTATCACGAATATGTGCAGGCCGCCGAAGACATCCGCACGGCCCAGGAACTGCTGGCCGATCCCGACATGAAGGCCTTCGCCCAGGAAGAGATCGACGGCGCCAAGGCGCGCATGGAAGGCCTGGAGCTGGACCTGCAAAAGATGCTGCTGCCCAAGGACCCCAACGACGAGCGCAACATCTTCCTGGAAATCCGCGCGGGCACGGGCGGCGACGAGTCAGCGCTGTTCGCTGGCGATCTGCTGCGCATGTACACCCGCTATGCCGAGCGTCAGCGCTGGCAGGTCGAGATCGTGTCGGCGTCCGAATCCGAACTGGGCGGCTACAAGGAAGTGATCGCCCGCATCGTGGGCCTGGGTGCGTACTCGCGCCTGAAGTTCGAGTCGGGCGGCCACCGCGTGCAGCGCGTGCCGGCCACCGAGACCCAGGGCCGCATCCATACCTCGGCCTGCACGGTGGCGGTGATGCCCGAGGCCGACGAGGTCGGTGACGTGGAAATCAACCCGGCCGACATCCGCATCGATACCTACCGCGCCTCCGGGGCCGGCGGGCAGCACATCAACAAGACCGATTCGGCCGTGCGCATCACCCACCTGCCCACCGGCATCGTGGTGGAATGCCAGGATGATCGCAGCCAGCACAAGAACAAGGCCCAGGCCATGAAGGTGCTGGCCGCGCGCATCAAGGACGTGCAATTGCGTCAACAGCAATCCGAGGAAGCGGCCACGCGCAAGTCGCTGATCGGCTCGGGCGACCGCAGCGAGCGCATCCGCACCTACAATTTCCCGCAGGGACGCATGACCGATCACCGCATCAACCTGACGCTCTACAAGCTGGACTTCATCATGGATGGCGACCTCGAT is drawn from Herbaspirillum seropedicae and contains these coding sequences:
- the prfA gene encoding peptide chain release factor 1 → MKPSMLAKLDQLAERLEELNSLLAQEDATASMDNFRKMTREHAELGPLVALYHEYVQAAEDIRTAQELLADPDMKAFAQEEIDGAKARMEGLELDLQKMLLPKDPNDERNIFLEIRAGTGGDESALFAGDLLRMYTRYAERQRWQVEIVSASESELGGYKEVIARIVGLGAYSRLKFESGGHRVQRVPATETQGRIHTSACTVAVMPEADEVGDVEINPADIRIDTYRASGAGGQHINKTDSAVRITHLPTGIVVECQDDRSQHKNKAQAMKVLAARIKDVQLRQQQSEEAATRKSLIGSGDRSERIRTYNFPQGRMTDHRINLTLYKLDFIMDGDLDELTNALITEHQAELLAQLGDD